One Betta splendens chromosome 8, fBetSpl5.4, whole genome shotgun sequence DNA segment encodes these proteins:
- the ep300b gene encoding histone acetyltransferase p300 isoform X2 — protein sequence MADNVLESGPPSAKRPKLSSPALSASDGNDFGPLFDLEHDLPDELISSPDLGLINGGDASQLHTTLGGIGGGQDAAAKHKQLSELLRAGAPGQQGGLPSNSAAGASMGMMGGVGVSPGGPQGMPCQGQQPQPGLMQQVGMVGGVAALNRAAAMMGAQKGNAGPQQQGLMGGQVMNGSPRMGYPGSAGMGSNSNLLADSLQQHGPQQMGPGGQTGMRPQQPGSMNKMNMMANAGPYGGPYGQSAGQGLPGAGLGPQLQNKAGLTANMASQFNLDKKTPPGQGMPGMASQQQPGVVGGVSVSGPAGVGGAQVGLGAVGAGPGAAPPTADPEKRKLIQQQLVLLLHAHKCQRREQANGEVRHCNLPHCRTMKNVLNHMTHCQAGKSCQVAHCASSRQIISHWKNCTRHDCPVCLPLKNAGDKRNQQSLVNSAAVGLVNALGSAVPGGQSNTPNLNPSNQIDPTSIERAYAALGLTYQGNQMPQQPPQANMPTQGLQGQPGMRPLTMGGNSMGVNGGVGVQPPNQQSSLLPDAMLHNSMNAQSLMNDAVGNLGSMPTATPPSTGGMRKSWHDDITQDLRNHLVHKLVQAIFPTPDPAALKDRRMENLVAYARKVEGDMYESANSRAEYYHLLAEKIYKIQKELEEKRRTRLQKQGMMPGQPGIPPSGLPQGPPSMGQPPMAPGQPPNGPHADQSMVRPSGPGQMVNRMQNPAGMNQFGHVGMQSMGQRSTPPLPLNSPMNQMGMGAPRMGQPNASQLQNQYLPASQFPGSGPGLGSGPVGINQPVTQTAVPPNQISTPPSLPASSPAPQSASAAPGSGIPGSSMGPGSAGGGTPLPSLPSSSSSTQPNSYPHCPPIRTNSPSPARSLTPQPHQTPPTLPGSQTPQPHTPSTPQLPPPQHNQQHQAPQQQQQLPPPGAQVMNSEKPVQHPQQPLGAVPSSGPQAASSVPTQNAHVSLQLPQTPLSSKPSQTEDGQVSSPASVNSSAAPGSQLTPADGPIPSHEDIKVEVKKQEEDEDEAAEGKGKLGKGQPDVKMEEKPEIKKEKLSGEGCKVEPMDTSSSSVSSSLTTDEDRKPEVKKEPKEEEECSGSAATGSSPASTQSKKKIFKPEELRQALMPTLEALYRQDPESLPFRQPVDPQLLGIPVRIRTSNKTNLDYFDIVKNPMDLSTIKRKLDTGQYQEPWQYVEDIWLMFNNAWLYNRKTSRVYKYCSKLAEVFESEIDPVMQGLGYCCGRKYEFSPQILCCYGKQLCTIQRDAAYFSYQNSSPKYGLLADRYHFCEKCFNEIQSESVSLGDDPSQPQTSINKDQFQRKKNDTLDPELLVECIDCGRKMHQICVLHNETIWPSGFVCENCLKKANKTRKENKYAAKRLPQTKLGSFLETRVNDYLKRQSHPESGDVTIRVVHVSDKVVEVKPGMKSRFVDNGEMSESFPYRMKALFAFEDIDGADVCFFGMHVQEYGSDCPPPNQRRVYISYLDSVHFFKPRHLRTAVYHEILLGYLEYVKRQGFTTGHIWACPPSEGDDYIFHCHPMDQKIPKPKRLQEWYKKMLDKAVAERIVHDYKDIFKQATEDRLTSAKELPYFEGDFWPNVLEESIKELEQEEEERKREENSTSNECTDATKGDSKNAKKKNNKKTSKNKSSLSRANKKKPGMPNVSNDLSQKLYATMEKHKEVFFVIRLIAGPTANSLPPITDMDPLMACDLMDGRDAFLTLARDKHLEFSSLRRSKWSSMCMLVELHNQSQDRFVYTCNECKHHVETRFHCTVCEDYDLCITCYNTKGHEHKMDKLGLGLDDDSNNQSAAATQSPGDSRRLSIQRCIQSLVHACQCRNANCSLPSCQKMKRVVQHTKGCKRKTNGGCPICKQLIALCCYHAKHCQENKCPVPFCLNIKQKLRQQQLQHRLQQAQMLRRRMASMQRVGQPAGGVPGGAVVGLPSPGNNCTTAPSTPTSGGTQPPTPQTPNATMPPVQQQGMGPGPGVQQQQQPGGLPSHSGMPPQHQLHHQFQQRASGGGNAGGMMSSPQHQQQMIPQMPPQQSGAGSNPQQLQQHPNSLPPYANRPPGSSPVHQSPGKPLLGSGTPPQQQPGGTVMAGGVGGQQPPTQPQGQTPHPQQQPPPSGPPPAAVEIAMKIQQVADAQRKMALQRQAGMMPPHPHHQQGQGQQMGVGHPGAVGVVGPQGMSPQNQAAVAAARAHMDQQQGAPPGMMVGSGGPMQQPPQQGNMPQGQLPPQMQLQPQRMGAPLQNPQQQQQQWAGQGMPPQQRQAMMNQMGHPAMMAAQQQHQQAQGHAALMNIAQQQQQQQQGAGVPGGAVPGVTGVPGVPGGLPAGGNIPQAALQDLLRTLRSPSSPLQQQQVLNILRSNPQLMAAFIKQRASKYKGVQGGPPGPGGVPGGPGPAGGPVGNVMAGGGPQVNMNPAGAGQPGIHMGGQGASNVNMAAMAQLQQAQQQQQLQQQQLQQQQQQQQQQRPMLSNLQQQVAALQQQQHQQQQQQQGGSRVMQGQGTQLANPQYREMLMMRHLQQQQQQQQQQQQQIGVNHGQFQQPQTPQGQGYMGQPGGQPPNVGQGPAGGPPHGPQHPGAPPGQQGYPGMVTQQQATAALQQRLQHQHQHHLQMQQQNMGGLPGGDAGPGGGPQQPPPVPQPSQGGPPPQALLQQTFHHKLLQQQQQQQQQQHLGPGGSPAQHSNPMSPQQPQQVAQSPHPHLQGQALPTSLANQVRSPQPSPRPQSQPPHSSPSPRMQPQPSPHHISPQMQTGSPHPGHLNQHHPGMVGPPQQQLAAQQQQQQNSMEHFGSDQNAMLSQLSGMAGLHGPGGNGQDPLGQNMNNLLNI from the exons ATGGCCGATAATGTCCTGGAGTCCGGCCCGCCTTCAGCCAAGAGGCCCAAGCTGTCGTCCCCAGCCCTGTCTGCGAGTGATGGAAACG ATTTTGGGCCACTCTTTGACCTGGAGCACGACCTCCCAGATGAACTTATCAGTTCTCCGGATCTGGGGCTGATCAACGGAGGGGATGCCAGCCAGCTCCACACCACTCTTGGAGGGATCGGCGGAGGCCAAGATgcagctgcaaaacacaaacagttgtCTGAACTTTTACGAGCTGGTGCTCCGGGACAGCAGGGAGGGCTGCCTTCCAACAGCGCAGCCGGGGCTTCCATGGGGATGATGGGAGGGGTCGGGGTCTCACCTGGTGGGCCGCAGGGCATGCCCTGCCAGGGCCAGCAGCCGCAGCCTGGACTGATGCAGCAGGTTGGCATGGTCGGAGGGGTGGCGGCACTCAACCGGGCCGCTGCCATGATGGGCGCCCAGAAGGGGAACGCTGGGCCGCAGCAGCAGGGGCTGATGGGGGGGCAGGTGATGAATGGCTCGCCGAGGATGGGCTACCCAGGCAGCGCCGGAATGGGCAGCAATAGTAACCTGTTGGCGGATTCCCTACAGCAGCATGGTCCTCAGCAAATGGGGCCTGGAGGCCAGACAGGGATGAGACCACAGCAGCCTGGCTCAATGAACAAG ATGAATATGATGGCCAATGCGGGCCCCTATGGTGGTCCCTACGGCCAGTCTGCTGGCCAGGGTCTGCCTGGAGCAGGGCTGGGCCCACAGCTCCAGAACAAAGCGGGTCTGACTGCTAATATGGCCAGCCAGTTCAACCTGGACAAGAAGACCCCGCCGGGTCAAGGCATGCCTGGGATG gcctctcagcagcagcctggagtcGTTGGAGGGGTGTCGGTCAGTGGACCAGCAGGAGTGGGAGGCGCCCAGGTCGGGCTCGGTGCCGTCGGGGCCGGTCCCGGTGCAGCTCCACCTACCGCAGACCCCGAGAAGCGGAAGCTGATCCAACAGCAActggtcctcctgctccacgcgCACAAGTGCCAGCGGAGGGAGCAGGCCAACGGAGAAGTGCGCCACTGCAACCTGCCCCACTGTCGCACCATGAAGAATGTGCTCAACCACATGACTCATTGCCAGGCGGGCAAGTCCTGCCAGG tCGCACACTGTGCCTCATCCAGACAGATCATCTCTCATTGGAAGAACTGCACACGACACGACTGTCCTGTGTGTCTGCCCCTGAAAAACGCTGGAGATAAGCGCAACCAGCAAT CTCTTGTAAACAGTGCTGCGGTGGGTTTGGTGAATGCTTTAGGTTCAGCTGTGCCCGGTGGACAGTCCAACACTCCAAACCTGAACCCTTCCAACCAGATCGACCCCACCTCCATCGAGCGCGCCTACGCTGCACTGGGACTCACTTACCAGGGAAACCAGATGCCCCAGCAGCCGCCACAGGCCAACATGCCCACCCAGGGTCTGCAGGGGCAGCCTGGGATGAGGCCTCTCACCATGG GAGGAAATTCCATGGGAGTGAATGGAGGAGTAGGAGTGCAGCCTCCCAACCAGCAGTCCAGCCTGCTGCCAGACGCCATGTTGCACAACAGCATGAATGCACAGAG TTTGATGAATGATGCTGTAGGAAACCTGGGCTCCATGCCCACAGCGACTCCTCCTTCAACTGGAGGCATGAGGAAGTCATGGCATGACGACATCACGCAGGACCTCCGCAACCACCTGGTCCATAAGCT tgtGCAGGCCATCTTCCCCACTCCTGACCCAGCTGCACTGAAGGACCGGCGGATGGAGAACCTGGTGGCTTATGCCCGAAAAGTAGAGGGCGACATGTATGAGTCAGCCAACAGTAGG GCGGAGTACTACCACTTGTTGGCAGAGAAGATCTACAAGATCcagaaagagctggaggagaagaggcgGACGCGGCTGCAGAAGCAGGGCATGATGCCTGGCCAACCTGGCATACCCCCTTCAGGCCTCCCCCAGGGGCCTCCCAGCATGGGGCAGCCGCCCATGGCCCCAGGGCAGCCCCCAA ATGGGCCTCATGCTGATCAATCTATGGTCCGACCATCTGGACCTGGTCAGATGGTCAACCGGATGCAGAACCCAGCAG GAATGAACCAGTTCGGTCATGTGGGGATGCAGTCGatgggtcagaggtcaacgcctcctcttccccttaATTCTCCAATGAATCAG ATGGGTATGGGAGCGCCGAGGATGGGTCAACCCAACGCCTCACAATTACAGAACCAGTACCTCCCTGCCAGCCAGTTTCCTGGGTCAGGTCCTGGACTCGGTTCTGGTCCTGTTGGCATTAATCAGCCAGTAACGCAGACTGCTGTGCCACCG AACCAGATATCAACGCCACCTTCCCTCCCAGCCAGCAGCCCTGCACCACAGtctgcctctgcagctccaggctCTGGAATCCCTGGAAGCTCCATGGGGCCTGGTAGTGCCGGTGGCGGCACACCACTGCCCAGCCttccttcatcatcctcatccactCAGCCCAACTCCTACCCTCACTGTCCTCCCATTCGAACAAACTCCCCCTCACCAGCACGCAGCTTAACGCCTCAGCCCCACCAGACACCTCCCACGTTACCTGGTTCCCAGACCCCACAGCCTCACACCCCCAGCACCCCTCAGCTGCCCCCTCCACAGCACAACCAACAACATcaagctccacagcagcagcagcagctgccgccaCCAGGGGCGCAGGTGATGAACTCAGAGAAGCCTGTTCAGCATCCGCAGCAGCCGCTTGGGGCGGTCCCTTCTTCAGGCCCCCAAGCAGCTTCCTCAGTGCCTACCCAGAATGCCCATGTATCATTACAGCTGCCTCAGACACCA CTATCTTCAAAACCTTCTCAGACAGAAGATGGGCAGGTGTCTTCCCCAGCCTCGGTCAACAGCAGCGCTGCTCCGGGGTCCCAGCTCACGCCGGCAGACGGCCCTATTCCCAGCCATGAGGACATCAAAGTGGAGGtgaagaagcaggaagaagacGAGGATGAAGCTGCAGAGGGGAAGGGAAAGTTAGGGAAGGGGCAGCCAGAtgtgaagatggaggagaaaccaGAG ATAAAGAAAGAGAAGCTGTCAGGAGAAGGATGTAAGGTCGAGCCCATGGACACATCTTCATCCTCTGTCTCATCGTCACtaacaacagatgaagacagaaagccagaggtgaagaaggagccaaaagaggaagaggagtgtTCAGGGTCCGCGGCCACAGGCAGCTCCCCAGCTAGCACCCAGAGCAAGAAGAAAA tcttTAAGCCGGAGGAGCTGCGTCAGGCTCTGATGCCCACTCTGGAGGCTTTATACCGGCAGGACCCTGAGTCCCTTCCTTTCCGTCAGCCGGTGGACCCCCAGTTACTGGGAATACCCGTACGTATTCGAACTAGTAACAAAACTAACCTG GACTACTTTGACATTGTGAAGAACCCCATGGACCTGTCGACCATCAAGCGGAAGCTGGACACGGGCCAGTACCAGGAGCCGTGGCAGTACGTGGAGGATATCTGGCTGATGTTCAACAACGCCTGGCTGTACAATCGCAAGACGTCCCGCGTCTACAAGTACTGCTCCAAGCTGGCGGAGGTGTTCGAGTCGGAGATCGACCCTGTTATGCAGGGCCTGGGATACTGTtgtgggaggaag TACGAGTTTTCCCCCCAAATTCTTTGCTGCTATGGAAAACAATTATGCACCATCCAACGTGACGCTGCTTACTTTAGCTACCAGAACAG TTCACCAAAATATGGGCTTCTTGCTGACAGGTACCACTTCTGTGAGAAGTGTTTCAACGAAATCCAGAGCGAGAGCGTTTCCCTGGGAGACGACCCCTCCCAGCCTCAGAC GTCCATCAACAAAGACCAGTTTCAGCGGAAGAAAAATGACACCCTTGACCCTGAACT GCTTGTGGAATGTATTGACTGCGGTCGTAAAATGCACCAGATTTGTGTCCTGCATAATGAAACCATATGGCCGTCCGG ATTTGTATGTGAGAACTGCTTGAAAAAGGCAAATAAGACGCGGAAAGAGAACAAATATGCAGCCAAAC GGCTTCCTCAGACAAAGTTGGGGAGCTTTTTGGAGACCCGAGTGAACGACTACCTCAAACGGCAGAGCCACCCTGAATCTGGCGACGTCACAATACGTGTGGTCCACGTCTCCGACAAGGTGGTTGAGGTCAAGCCGGGCATGAAGTCCAG GTTTGTGGACAATGGGGAAATGTCCGAGTCCTTCCCGTACAGAATGAAAGCCTTGTTTGCGTTTGAAGACATCGACGGAGCAGATGTGTGTTTCTTTGGCATGCACGTGCAAGAGTACGGCTCGGACTGTCCACCTCCCAATCAGAGGCGGGTCTACATCTCCTACCTGGACAGCGTGCACTTCTTCAAGCCTCGACACCTCAGGACGGCGGTCTACCACGAGATCCTGTTGGGCTACCTGGAGTATGTGAAGCGGCAGGG GTTTACAACGGGCCATATCTGGGCCTGTCCACCCAGTGAAGGGGATGATTACATCTTCCACTGTCACCCCATGGACCAGAAGATCCCAAAGCCAAAACGCCTGCAGGAGTGGTACAAGAAGATGCTGGACAAGGCTGTTGCAGAGCGCATTGTCCATGATTACAAG GACATCTTCAAGCAGGCAACAGAGGACCGGCTGACCAGTGCCAAGGAGCTGCCGTACTTTGAGGGGGATTTCTGGCCCAATGTACTGGAGGAGAGCATCAaggaactggagcaggaggaagaggagcggaagagggaggagaacaGCACCTCCAACGAGTGCACAGAT GCCACGAAAGGAGACAGCAAGAACGCCAAAAAGAAGAACAATAAAAAGACGAGCAAGAACAAGAGCAGCTTGAGCCGAGCCAATAAGAAGAAGCCAGGGATGCCTAATGTTTCAAACGACCTTTCGCAGAAACTCTACGCCACCATGGAGAAACATAAGGAG GTCTTCTTTGTCATTCGCCTCATTGCCGGCCCCACCGCCAACTCGTTGCCTCCCATCACCGACATGGACCCCCTGATGGCTTGTGACCTGATGGATGGTCGAGATGCCTTCCTGACTCTGGCCAGAGACAAGCACctggagttcagctcgttgaggAGGTCCAAGTGGAGCTCCATGTGTATGCTGGTGGAGCTGCACAACCAGAGCCAGGACCGCTTCGTCTACACCTGCAATGAGTGTAAACACCACGTGGAGACGCGcttccactgtactgtatgcgaG GACTACGACTTGTGCATCACCTGCTACAACACTAAAGGTCATGAGCACAAGATGGACAAACTGGGGCTTGGGCTGGACGACGACAGCAACAACCAGTCGGCAGCGGCGACCCAGAGCCCCGGGGACTCCCGTCGCCTCAGCATCCAGCGCTGCATCCAGTCGCTGGTCCACGCGTGTCAGTGCCGCAACGCCAACTGCTCTCTGCCGTCCTGCCAGAAGATGAAGCGCGTTGTTCAGCACACCAAAGGCTGCAAGCGCAAGACAAATGGCGGCTGCCCCATCTGCAAGCAGCTCATTGCTCTGTGCTGCTACCATGCCAAACACTGTCAGGAGAACAAATGTCCCGTCCCGTTCTGTCTAAACATCAAGCAGAAgctccggcagcagcagctgcagcacagactccaGCAGGCTCAGATGTTGAGGAGAAGAATGGCCAGCATGCAGAGGGTGGGGCAGCCAGCAGGGGGGGTcccaggaggagctgtggtagGACTCCCATCACCTGGAAACAACTGTACCACGGCGCCCAGTACCCCCACATCGGGTGGGACCCAACCCCCGACTCCCCAGACGCCAAATGCCACCATGCCTCCAGTCCAGCAGCAAGGCATGGGACCCGGACCTGGagttcagcagcaacagcagccaggAGGCCTGCCCTCCCACAGTGGCATGCCCCCTCAGCACCAACTGCACCACCAGTTCCAGCAGAGGGCCAGTGGAGGGGGAAATGCTGGGGGGATGATGAGTTCTCCCCAACATCAACAGCAGATGATCCCTCAGATGCCGCCACAGCAAAGTGGAGCAGGGTCCAATCCTCAACAGCTTCAACAACACCCCAACAGTTTGCCTCCATATGCCAACAGACCCCCAGGCTCCTCCCCAGTCCACCAGAGTCCAGGCAAACCCCTCCTTGGATCTGGAACAccacctcagcagcagcctggcgGCACTGTCATGGCTGGAGGTGTTGGAGGCCAGCAGCCACCCACTCAGCCCCAGGGCCAGACACCCcatccgcagcagcagccgcctccaTCCGGCCCTCCGCCAGCAGCAGTAGAAATTGCCATGAAGATCCAGCAGGTAGCCGATGCTCAGAGGAAGATGGCCCTGCAGAGACAAGCAGGCATGatgcctcctcatcctcaccacCAACAAGGGCAGGGCCAACAGATGGGTGTGGGACACCCAGGGGCAGTTGGGGTGGTGGGACCTCAAGGCATGTCGCCACAAAACCAAGCCGCAGTGGCAGCTGCTCGGGCCCATATGGATCAGCAGCAAGGCGCTCCTCCAGGGATGATGGTGGGGTCTGGGGGGCCCATGCAGCAGCCCCCGCAGCAGGGTAACATGCCTCAGGGCCAGCTCCCCCCTCAGATGCAGCTTCAGCCGCAGAGGATGGGCGCACCACTTCAAAACccgcaacagcagcaacagcagtggGCTGGCCAGGGTATGCCCCCCCAGCAGAGGCAAGCTATGATGAACCAAATGGGCCATCCAGCCATGATggcggcgcagcagcagcaccaacaggCTCAGGGCCATGCTGCCTTGATGAATattgcacagcagcagcagcagcagcagcaaggtgCTGGTGTCCCCGGGGGGGCCGTCCCTGGAGTTACTGGTGTCCCCGGTGTCCCTGGTGGCCTACCTGCTGGTGGGAACATCCCCCAGGCAGCCCTGCAGGACTTGTTACGGACCCTTCGCTCACCCAGCTCACCTCTCCAGCAACAGCAAGTACTCAACATCTTGCGCTCCAATCCACAGCTCATGGCTGCTTTTATTAAGCAAAGGGCCTCGAAATACAAAGGGGTGCAGGGAGGCCCACCTGGACCAGGCGGTGTGCCCGGAGGTCCCGGCCCTGCTGGGGGTCCGGTCGGCAATGTCATGGCAGGAGGTGGCCCCCAGGTGaacatgaatcctgcaggtgctGGCCAGCCAGGAATACACATGGGTGGTCAGGGAGCGTCTAATGTCAACATGGCCGCTATggcccagctgcagcaggcgcagcagcagcaacagctgcagcagcagcagctacagcagcagcagcagcagcagcagcagcaaagaccAATGCTCAGCAATTTACAGCAGCAAGTGGCTgctctacagcagcagcagcaccagcagcagcagcagcaacaagggGGAAGCAGAGTTATGCAGGGGCAGGGGACCCAGCTGGCAAATCCCCAGTATAGAGAGATGCTCATGATGCGGCAcctgcaacaacagcaacagcagcaacagcaacagcagcaacagattgGAGTGAACCACGGTCAGTTCCAGCAGCCACAGACGCCACAGGGGCAGGGCTACATGGGACAGCCCGGGGGGCAGCCTCCCAACGTAGGACAGGGCCCTGCTGGAGGGCCCCCCCACGGCCCCCAGCATCCTGGTGCCCCCCCAGGCCAGCAGGGGTACCCAGGCAtggtcacacagcagcaggccaCAGCGGCGctccagcagcggctccagcaccagcaccagcaccaccttcagatgcagcagcagaacatggGCGGTCTGCCAGGGGGGGACGCAGGCCCGGGGGGAGGACCCCAGCAGCCGCCTCCGGTCCCTCAGCCAAGTCAAGGGGGCCCCCCACCCCaggctctgctccagcagaccttCCACCAtaagctgctccagcagcagcagcagcagcagcagcagcagcatttgggTCCCGGGGGCTCTCCGGCCCAGCACAGCAATCCCATGAGCccccagcagccgcagcaggtGGCGCAGTCCCCCCACCCACACCTGCAGGGCCAGGCGCTGCCCACCTCGCTGGCCAACCAGGTGCGCTCGCCTCAGCCGTCTCCCAGACCTCAGTCGCAGCCGCCGCACTCCAGCCCGTCGCCGCGCATGCAGCCGCAGCCGTCGCCACATCACATCTCCCCCCAGATGCAGACGGGCTCGCCGCACCCGGGCCACCTGAACCAGCACCACCCGGGGATGGTGGGCCctccccagcagcagctggcggcccagcagcagcagcaacagaactCTATGGAGCATTTTGGGTCGGACCAGAACGCCATGCTGTCCCAGCTGAGCGGCATGGCCGGTCTCCACGGGCCGGGGGGCAACGGTCAGGACCCGCTGGGCCAAAACATGAACAACCTCTTAAACATTTAG